A genomic stretch from Helianthus annuus cultivar XRQ/B chromosome 1, HanXRQr2.0-SUNRISE, whole genome shotgun sequence includes:
- the LOC110936373 gene encoding uncharacterized protein LOC110936373 — MVEKKFKKLQEGTRKDVEHGFGVLKGKWGILRRPMQTTNVYRIRSMTYACMILYNMIFKDDGHAFSPVHTKDPLVQPVLDNDAIGEIMDPYTHFRFDIDLVTHIAI; from the coding sequence ATGGTTGAAAAGAAGTTTAAAAAATTGCAAGAAGGgacaagaaaagatgtggaacaCGGTTTTGGTGTTCTAAAGGGAAAATGGGGCATACTTAGGCGACCCATGCAGACCACAAATGTTTACAGGATTAGGAGCATGACGTATGCGTGCATGATATTGTACAACATGATTTTTAAGGACGACGGACATGCCTTCTCACCAGTCCACACAAAGGATCCTTTAGTTCAACCCGTTTTGGACAACGATGCCATTGGTGAGATTATGGATCCATATACGCATTTTCGATTTGACATTGATCTTGTGACACATATTGCAATTTAA
- the LOC110936296 gene encoding uncharacterized protein LOC110936296, translating to MVEKKFKKLQEGTRKDVEHGFGVLKGKWGILRRPMQTTNVYRIRSMTYACMILYNMIFKDDGHAFSPVHTKDPLVQPILDNDAIGEIMDPYTHFRFDIDLVTHIAI from the coding sequence ATGGTTGAAAAGAAGTTTAAAAAATTGCAAGAAGGgacaagaaaagatgtggaacaCGGTTTTGGTGTTCTAAAGGGAAAATGGGGCATACTTAGGCGACCCATGCAGACCACAAATGTTTACAGGATTAGGAGCATGACGTATGCGTGCATGATATTGTACAACATGATTTTTAAGGACGACGGACATGCCTTCTCACCAGTCCACACAAAGGATCCTTTAGTTCAACCCATTTTGGACAACGATGCCATTGGTGAGATTATGGATCCATATACGCATTTTCGATTTGACATTGATCTTGTGACACATATTGCAATTTAA